A single region of the Halorussus gelatinilyticus genome encodes:
- a CDS encoding ZIP family metal transporter: protein MLTDWFVRVAGTDPVIQGLVGGVFIAVLNTLGAALVVVWPDPSERALDGALGFAAGVMLSASFTSLILPGIEIGGIGPVLVGFALGVLLLDRADQWVPHIHVLVTGRRNVRASGVSESSGVSEANASDADATETGDATESSATRTKGSAGATDAPRIEEDTPTGRERIDPDDPRTASVLLFIVAITLHNMPEGLAVGVSFGSGNVGDALALMLAIGVQNVPEGLAVAVAAASAGFGSLFYATLAGVRAGLVEIPLAVIGALAVGVAAPVLPYAMGFAAGGMLFVISDEIVPETHARGHERVATLGTMLGVAVMLYLDIVLG, encoded by the coding sequence GTGCTGACCGACTGGTTCGTCCGCGTCGCGGGCACCGACCCCGTGATACAGGGACTCGTCGGCGGCGTCTTCATCGCAGTGCTGAACACGCTCGGGGCCGCGCTGGTCGTCGTCTGGCCCGACCCCTCCGAGCGCGCGCTCGACGGCGCGCTCGGGTTCGCCGCGGGGGTGATGCTCTCGGCGAGTTTCACCAGCCTCATCCTGCCGGGCATCGAAATCGGCGGTATCGGACCCGTGCTGGTCGGATTCGCGCTCGGCGTCCTCCTGCTCGACCGGGCCGACCAGTGGGTGCCACACATCCACGTCCTCGTGACTGGTCGCCGGAACGTCCGGGCGAGCGGGGTGAGCGAGTCGAGTGGTGTGAGCGAAGCGAACGCGAGCGACGCAGACGCGACCGAGACGGGCGACGCGACCGAATCGAGTGCGACGCGGACGAAGGGAAGCGCCGGGGCCACCGACGCGCCGAGAATCGAAGAAGACACCCCGACCGGCCGGGAACGTATCGACCCCGACGACCCCCGGACCGCTTCGGTCCTGCTGTTCATCGTCGCCATCACGCTCCACAACATGCCCGAGGGACTGGCGGTCGGCGTCAGTTTCGGGTCCGGGAACGTCGGCGACGCGCTCGCGCTGATGCTGGCCATCGGCGTCCAGAACGTCCCGGAGGGGTTGGCGGTCGCGGTCGCGGCTGCCAGCGCCGGGTTCGGGTCGCTGTTCTACGCCACGCTGGCGGGCGTCCGCGCCGGACTCGTCGAGATTCCACTGGCGGTGATCGGCGCGCTCGCCGTCGGCGTTGCCGCGCCCGTCCTCCCCTACGCGATGGGGTTCGCGGCGGGTGGGATGCTGTTCGTCATCAGCGACGAAATCGTGCCCGAGACCCACGCTCGCGGCCACGAGCGCGTGGCGACGCTCGGCACGATGCTCGGCGTCGCGGTGATGCTCTATCTGGACATCGTGTTGGGGTAG
- a CDS encoding ZIP family metal transporter, with translation MRVSRLGLAGPVVLVALTPFALWANAPKVAGIAWVAFAAMAGAALLGGRTGATTDAGRLVWGYGLASGAMITSAAVFVVPSAIDHHPKFGGFGLALGVLVGFSAHTLGHRATHMDLPFDHTAAELTAHSLAAGAIIGLVYGNMPNLGLLLGLAIVSHKGPAGYAAADRLRRANKPVSVLLFPAAGVGLTAIPAALLKLPSSDPVNAVVFGFAAGVFLHVAMDFLPRCELGGEVYEVAQITDDAHDLLDRLRARAVASTGLGGVAVFAAWLVLRGA, from the coding sequence ATGCGCGTCTCTCGTCTCGGTCTCGCAGGTCCGGTCGTACTCGTCGCACTCACGCCGTTCGCGCTCTGGGCGAACGCCCCGAAAGTCGCGGGCATCGCGTGGGTCGCGTTCGCCGCGATGGCGGGCGCGGCGCTGTTGGGCGGCCGGACCGGCGCGACGACCGACGCCGGGCGGTTGGTGTGGGGGTACGGACTCGCCAGCGGCGCGATGATAACCAGCGCGGCGGTGTTCGTCGTGCCGAGCGCCATCGACCACCACCCGAAGTTCGGCGGGTTCGGCCTCGCGCTGGGCGTCCTCGTTGGCTTCTCGGCGCACACGCTCGGCCACCGGGCGACCCACATGGACCTGCCATTCGACCACACCGCCGCAGAGCTGACCGCCCACTCGCTCGCCGCGGGAGCCATCATCGGTCTCGTCTACGGCAACATGCCCAACCTCGGGCTCCTGCTCGGACTGGCCATCGTCTCGCACAAGGGTCCGGCGGGCTACGCCGCGGCCGACCGCCTCCGGCGTGCGAACAAGCCGGTGTCGGTTCTGCTGTTCCCCGCGGCGGGCGTCGGCCTGACCGCGATTCCGGCCGCGCTCCTGAAACTCCCCTCCAGCGACCCCGTGAACGCCGTCGTCTTCGGGTTCGCGGCGGGCGTGTTCCTCCACGTCGCCATGGACTTCCTGCCGCGCTGTGAACTCGGCGGCGAGGTGTACGAAGTCGCCCAGATAACGGACGACGCCCACGACCTGCTCGACCGCCTCCGGGCGCGCGCCGTGGCGAGTACCGGCCTCGGCGGCGTCGCGGTGTTCGCCGCGTGGCTGGTGCTGCGCGGCGCGTAA
- a CDS encoding pyridoxamine 5'-phosphate oxidase family protein yields MTTIPEEFRDLFEKETFAHVATLLPDHTPHSVPVWIDYDAEDNHLLVNTVRGSRKEQNVEESAHVAVSMTDPDDPYRFLAVRGEVVEITEEGAVEHVNALARRYLGEPEYPRLGEEDAPRVIVRIRPNSVTTGGDPT; encoded by the coding sequence GTGACGACGATACCCGAGGAGTTCCGCGACCTGTTCGAGAAGGAGACGTTCGCTCACGTCGCCACGCTACTGCCCGACCACACGCCCCACTCCGTCCCGGTGTGGATAGATTACGACGCCGAGGACAACCACCTGCTGGTCAACACCGTCCGCGGGTCGCGCAAGGAGCAGAACGTCGAGGAGAGCGCCCACGTCGCCGTCTCGATGACCGACCCCGACGACCCCTACCGCTTTCTCGCGGTCCGCGGCGAGGTGGTCGAGATTACCGAGGAGGGCGCGGTCGAACACGTCAACGCGCTCGCCCGGCGGTACCTCGGCGAACCGGAGTACCCCCGACTCGGCGAGGAGGACGCCCCGCGAGTAATCGTCCGGATTCGACCCAACAGCGTCACGACGGGGGGCGACCCGACGTAA
- a CDS encoding YqjF family protein, translating to MRDVPALSLTWREGLFAHWPVEPSRVRPLVPDAFEVDTREGTAWVSALPSLVAAARLRFLPERAGLTFPQVNLRTYVRHEGRPGVYFLSLDATTELGVRLARAVWALPYHRAEIDFQRSGERRRFDSQRLHTDTAPARFAAEYRPTGKPTHPDPDSLSSFLAERYRLYLVRNGGRGTDSEGTDTGSVWCARVEHDPWRLAPAEASVHADSLLESVGLPAPAEDPVVRYAPVAEFTVRTPFRV from the coding sequence ATGCGTGACGTTCCCGCCCTGTCGCTGACGTGGCGCGAGGGGCTGTTCGCCCACTGGCCGGTCGAACCGTCCCGCGTCCGGCCGCTGGTCCCCGACGCGTTCGAGGTGGACACCCGCGAGGGGACAGCGTGGGTGTCGGCGCTCCCCTCGCTGGTCGCGGCCGCGAGGCTCCGGTTTCTCCCCGAGCGCGCCGGACTCACCTTCCCGCAGGTCAACCTCCGGACGTACGTCCGCCACGAGGGACGACCCGGCGTCTACTTCCTGAGCCTCGACGCGACGACCGAACTCGGCGTCCGACTCGCGCGGGCGGTCTGGGCCCTGCCGTACCACCGCGCCGAAATCGACTTCCAGCGGTCGGGCGAGCGACGCCGGTTCGACAGCCAGCGCCTCCACACCGACACCGCGCCCGCCAGATTCGCCGCGGAGTACCGGCCGACGGGCAAGCCGACCCACCCCGACCCCGACTCGCTGTCATCGTTCCTCGCCGAGCGCTATCGGCTCTATCTGGTCCGCAACGGCGGCCGCGGGACCGACAGCGAGGGCACGGACACCGGGTCGGTCTGGTGCGCCCGCGTCGAACACGACCCGTGGCGACTCGCCCCGGCGGAGGCGTCGGTCCACGCCGACTCCCTGCTGGAGTCGGTCGGCCTGCCCGCGCCCGCCGAGGACCCGGTGGTCCGGTACGCGCCAGTCGCCGAGTTCACGGTTCGGACGCCGTTCCGGGTCTGA
- a CDS encoding flippase activity-associated protein Agl23: MQPRFGPVAAARRTVSRVGSVRVAVAGVVLLALAARLFALGSRVAHQDEARVAYWAYRYAESGVYWYRPVVHGPFLTIVNGNVFALLGASDFTMRLVPALVGGLLPLGALLFRQRLRDSETVALALLLAANPLLLYFSRFYRNDLLLAGFMLVAVGFFVRAYDHRRPAYLYAGTAAFALAVTTKENALVYPVCWFGAAALLWDRRLLRESDETSALSAAADRVRRVARGVWRWRIPFAVAVFEFFAVVVFFYAPRGAGANASPTLGGTLRDPTLLPALVGEATLGSWHEFTGKWVGGNDHSYLWTAKSLWPALAEGGAVVLAFAALGFLVDRYSGESPRDVVGFAFFWGASSLAGYPVIVDNPFPWEVVHVVVPLAIPAAVGLALVARLGAASIADGDGISAAAAAVVLVLVVAQVGGTAVATSYLHPQSDDNELVQYAQSGSEMKPLLGDLRRISNVNDGIDVLYYGATFYAADERSLRTPPGTGGWFDRLPLAWYLEAAGATTDSTTRPGIVGADPPPVVVALGNVETCDEPYANASDIDHHLRDYERHEVHRFLHDSGCHKSSLVVFVAENASERAVALDQNS; this comes from the coding sequence GTGCAACCTCGCTTCGGGCCCGTCGCCGCCGCGCGCAGGACGGTTTCGCGGGTCGGCTCGGTCCGGGTCGCCGTCGCCGGAGTCGTCCTGCTGGCGCTCGCGGCCCGACTGTTCGCGCTCGGGTCGCGGGTCGCCCATCAGGACGAGGCCCGCGTCGCGTACTGGGCGTATCGCTACGCCGAGTCGGGCGTCTACTGGTACCGGCCCGTGGTCCACGGTCCCTTCCTGACCATCGTGAACGGCAACGTCTTCGCGCTGTTGGGAGCCTCGGACTTCACGATGCGACTGGTGCCCGCGCTGGTCGGCGGTCTGCTCCCGCTCGGGGCGCTGCTGTTCCGCCAGCGCCTCCGGGACTCCGAGACGGTCGCGCTCGCGCTCCTGCTCGCGGCGAACCCGTTGCTACTCTACTTCTCACGATTCTACCGCAACGACCTCCTGCTGGCCGGGTTCATGCTCGTCGCGGTCGGCTTCTTCGTCCGGGCGTACGACCACCGTCGCCCGGCGTACCTCTACGCCGGGACCGCGGCGTTCGCACTCGCGGTCACGACCAAGGAGAACGCGTTGGTCTACCCGGTCTGCTGGTTCGGGGCCGCGGCCCTGCTCTGGGACCGGCGACTCCTCCGCGAGAGCGACGAGACGAGCGCGCTCTCGGCCGCGGCGGACCGCGTGCGCCGCGTCGCCCGCGGCGTCTGGCGCTGGCGAATCCCGTTCGCAGTCGCGGTCTTCGAGTTCTTCGCCGTCGTCGTGTTCTTCTACGCGCCGCGGGGAGCAGGGGCGAACGCCTCGCCGACGCTCGGGGGGACCCTCCGGGACCCGACCCTGCTCCCCGCGCTCGTCGGCGAGGCGACCCTCGGGTCGTGGCACGAATTCACCGGCAAGTGGGTCGGCGGCAACGACCACTCGTACCTCTGGACCGCGAAGTCGCTCTGGCCCGCGCTGGCCGAGGGCGGCGCGGTCGTGCTGGCGTTTGCCGCGCTCGGGTTCCTCGTAGACAGGTACTCCGGCGAGTCGCCCCGAGACGTGGTGGGGTTCGCGTTCTTCTGGGGCGCGTCGAGTCTGGCGGGGTACCCCGTCATCGTGGACAACCCCTTCCCGTGGGAGGTCGTCCACGTCGTCGTCCCGCTGGCGATTCCCGCGGCGGTCGGCCTCGCGCTGGTCGCGCGCCTCGGCGCGGCCAGCATCGCGGACGGCGACGGAATCTCGGCGGCCGCGGCCGCGGTCGTCCTCGTCCTCGTCGTCGCGCAGGTCGGCGGGACGGCGGTCGCCACGTCGTATCTCCACCCCCAGAGCGACGACAACGAGTTGGTCCAGTACGCCCAGTCGGGGAGCGAGATGAAACCGCTCCTCGGCGACCTCCGGCGAATATCGAACGTCAACGACGGCATCGACGTGCTGTACTACGGCGCGACCTTCTACGCCGCCGACGAGAGGTCCCTCCGCACGCCGCCGGGCACCGGCGGGTGGTTCGACCGCCTGCCCCTCGCGTGGTATCTGGAGGCCGCCGGTGCGACGACCGACAGCACGACCCGGCCCGGAATCGTCGGCGCGGACCCGCCGCCGGTCGTGGTCGCGCTCGGGAACGTCGAGACCTGCGACGAACCGTACGCCAACGCCAGCGACATCGACCACCACCTGCGCGACTACGAGCGCCACGAGGTCCACCGTTTCCTCCACGACAGCGGGTGTCACAAGAGCAGTCTCGTCGTCTTCGTGGCCGAGAACGCCAGCGAGCGGGCGGTCGCGCTGGACCAGAATAGCTGA
- a CDS encoding DUF7344 domain-containing protein, with amino-acid sequence MGQSPNNPTDVQTTNDSLAPLGSVDDSLDATFDVLASERRRRVLYALHRRSGPVALSDLAEAVAASEDAEIERVAASLHHVHLPKLATANVVEYDRETKSVRLRDCSGRLYRHLSAAAEDESRPLRRAVESARLSEF; translated from the coding sequence ATGGGCCAGTCGCCGAACAACCCGACCGACGTACAGACAACGAACGACTCCCTCGCGCCGCTCGGTTCGGTGGACGACTCGCTCGACGCGACGTTCGACGTTCTCGCGTCCGAACGCCGTCGTCGCGTCCTCTACGCCCTGCACCGTCGTAGCGGACCGGTCGCGCTCTCGGACCTCGCCGAGGCGGTCGCGGCGAGCGAAGACGCCGAAATCGAGCGCGTCGCCGCGTCGCTCCATCACGTCCACCTCCCGAAACTCGCGACCGCGAACGTCGTCGAGTACGACCGCGAGACCAAGTCGGTCCGCCTCCGCGACTGCTCCGGCCGGTTGTATCGACACCTCAGCGCCGCCGCCGAGGACGAGTCCCGGCCGCTCCGCCGCGCCGTCGAGAGCGCCAGGCTCTCGGAGTTCTGA
- a CDS encoding CehA/McbA family metallohydrolase, whose translation MFNVDLHTHTRFFHGVPSLGRAYDPVGARLLARTAAYRGLDAVVTTNHDYYREFDAGGESFAVLPGIEVTTSRGHALVVGPDPPAQTPEGELTPAETVELAHDRGCAAIIAHPFRNSTVREADADFDAVEVNGKGTDPAEWVEQLAEVRDLPLVGGSDAHYPVEVGRAYTAVEADELTPESLTAAIRDGRVAPRVDRSPSQQLLRRAYKAIHGQKGWLEHPAPEPPGLGTPPGEEENAPPPRDPTVGDSRRS comes from the coding sequence ATGTTCAACGTCGATCTACACACCCACACGCGATTCTTCCACGGCGTCCCGAGTCTCGGTCGCGCGTACGACCCGGTGGGCGCACGCCTGCTGGCGCGGACCGCCGCGTACCGCGGTCTCGACGCGGTGGTCACGACCAACCACGACTACTATCGGGAGTTCGACGCCGGCGGCGAGTCGTTCGCGGTCCTGCCCGGCATCGAGGTGACGACCTCGCGGGGCCACGCGCTCGTGGTCGGGCCGGACCCGCCGGCCCAGACCCCCGAGGGCGAACTCACGCCCGCGGAGACCGTCGAACTCGCCCACGACCGGGGCTGTGCGGCCATCATCGCCCACCCGTTCCGCAACAGCACGGTCCGGGAGGCCGACGCCGACTTCGACGCCGTGGAGGTCAACGGCAAGGGGACCGACCCCGCCGAGTGGGTCGAGCAGTTGGCCGAGGTCCGCGACCTGCCGCTGGTCGGCGGGAGCGACGCCCACTACCCGGTCGAGGTCGGGCGGGCCTACACCGCGGTCGAGGCCGACGAACTCACGCCCGAGAGCCTCACGGCGGCGATTCGGGACGGGCGGGTCGCGCCGCGCGTGGACCGGAGTCCGTCCCAGCAGTTGCTCCGCCGAGCGTACAAGGCGATTCACGGCCAGAAAGGCTGGCTCGAACACCCCGCGCCGGAACCGCCGGGGCTGGGGACGCCGCCGGGCGAGGAGGAGAACGCACCGCCGCCGCGCGACCCGACGGTCGGCGACTCCCGCCGGTCGTAA
- a CDS encoding SDR family NAD(P)-dependent oxidoreductase, with product MDGQTAVVTGASRGIGAAVARRFAAEGARVVGCAREKDDLDELVADVEESDAAGAIEAMRADVRDEFDVERLMETAARGSDGGIDVVVACAGVFHGSPGESPLADDAYSAFDDSFRTNARGVFAAVKEALPHLADDARVLVPSGTVAREAKSGYGSYAVSKAAAEAVVRQFAAEIDQSVGVVEPGAVATDLTGGQGRDPEDAADLFHWVATEADPEAFDGGVVGLKEFRKSTA from the coding sequence ATGGACGGACAGACTGCGGTCGTGACGGGCGCGAGTCGAGGCATCGGTGCGGCGGTCGCGCGACGGTTCGCCGCCGAGGGCGCTCGCGTCGTCGGGTGCGCGCGAGAGAAAGACGACCTCGACGAGTTGGTCGCCGACGTGGAAGAATCGGACGCCGCGGGAGCAATCGAGGCGATGCGCGCCGACGTGCGCGACGAGTTCGACGTGGAGCGACTGATGGAGACCGCCGCCCGCGGGAGCGACGGCGGCATCGACGTGGTGGTCGCCTGCGCGGGCGTCTTTCACGGCAGTCCCGGCGAGTCGCCGCTGGCCGACGACGCCTACTCCGCGTTCGACGACTCGTTCCGGACCAACGCTCGCGGCGTCTTCGCCGCGGTCAAGGAGGCCCTGCCCCACCTCGCCGACGACGCGCGCGTGCTGGTCCCCTCCGGCACGGTCGCCCGCGAGGCGAAGTCGGGGTACGGCTCCTACGCGGTCTCGAAGGCCGCGGCCGAGGCGGTCGTCCGGCAGTTCGCGGCCGAAATCGACCAGTCGGTCGGCGTCGTGGAACCCGGCGCTGTCGCCACCGACCTCACCGGCGGGCAGGGTCGGGACCCCGAGGACGCCGCGGACCTCTTCCACTGGGTCGCTACGGAGGCCGACCCCGAGGCGTTCGACGGCGGCGTCGTCGGCCTGAAGGAGTTCAGGAAGTCGACGGCGTAG
- a CDS encoding metal-dependent hydrolase has protein sequence MFRAGHYGVSLALYAPVGGLLVADGHPTAAVAGGAILCWFAMLPDVDHRLPGVSHRGPTHTLAFAALVGGTVWAAASAGASAAGLGSVAVGPVGFPAFAGSMFAFAVLAHLVGDLLTPMGVALLWPLSGHRYSLSVTPADSTAWNYGLFALGVFASAAAAYLGLAATSASGFP, from the coding sequence GTGTTCAGAGCCGGTCACTACGGCGTCTCGCTCGCGCTCTACGCCCCGGTCGGCGGACTGCTCGTCGCCGACGGCCACCCTACCGCGGCCGTGGCGGGCGGCGCGATACTCTGCTGGTTCGCCATGCTCCCCGACGTGGACCACCGGCTACCGGGCGTCTCCCACCGCGGACCCACGCACACGCTGGCGTTCGCCGCGCTGGTCGGTGGCACGGTGTGGGCCGCCGCGAGTGCGGGCGCGTCAGCGGCCGGACTCGGGAGCGTCGCGGTCGGCCCGGTCGGATTCCCGGCGTTCGCTGGGAGCATGTTCGCATTCGCGGTCCTCGCCCATCTGGTCGGCGACCTGCTGACGCCGATGGGCGTGGCGCTGCTGTGGCCCCTCTCGGGCCACCGCTACTCGCTGTCGGTGACGCCGGCCGATAGCACCGCGTGGAACTACGGCCTGTTCGCGCTCGGCGTGTTCGCCAGCGCCGCGGCGGCGTATCTCGGCCTCGCGGCGACGAGCGCGAGCGGATTCCCGTAG